In one window of Rhinopithecus roxellana isolate Shanxi Qingling chromosome 15, ASM756505v1, whole genome shotgun sequence DNA:
- the NDUFC2 gene encoding NADH dehydrogenase [ubiquinone] 1 subunit C2: MISRRNPEPLRFLPDESRSLPPPKLTDPRLLYIGFLGYCTGLVDNVIRRRPVVSAGLHRHLLYITAFFFVGYYLVKREDYMYAVRDREMFGYMKLHPEDFPEKEKKTYAEIFEKFHPVR; the protein is encoded by the exons ATGATCTCACGGCGGAACCCAGAGCCCTTACGGTTTCTGCCGGATGAGTCCCGGAGCCTGCCCCCGCCCAAGCTGACCGACCCGCGGCTTCTCTACATCGGCTTCTTGGGATACTGCACTGGCCTGGTTGATAACGTGATCCGGCGGAGGCCGGTAGTGTCGGCTG GTTTGCATCGCCACCTTCTATATATTacggcctttttttttgttggatATTATCTTGTAAAACGTGAAGACTACATGTATGCTGTGAGAGACCGTGAAATGTTTGGATATATGAAATTACATCCAGAGGATTTTCCTGAAAAAg agaagaaaacatacgctgaaatttttgaaaaattccatCCAGTACGTTAA
- the THRSP gene encoding thyroid hormone-inducible hepatic protein isoform X1: protein MQVLTKRYPKNCLLTVMDRYSAEVHNMEQVVMIPSLLRDVQLSGHGGQAQAEAPDLYTYFTMLKAICVEVEHGLLPREEWQAKVAGGEAEEAENGTAETEEVEDESASGELELEAQFHLHFSSLHHILMHLTKKAQEVTRKYQEMTGSLHMIKGRL, encoded by the exons ATGCAGGTGCTAACCAAGCGTTACCCCAAGAACTGCCTGCTGACCGTCATGGACCGGTATTCGGCCGAGGTGCACAACATGGAGCAGGTGGTGATGATCCCGAGCCTTCTGCGGGACGTGCAGCTGAGTGGGCATGGGGGCCAGGCCCAGGCTGAGGCCCCCGATCTCTACACCTACTTCACCATGCTCAAGGCCATCTGTGTGGAGGTGGAACATGGGCTGCTGCCGCGGGAGGAGtggcaggccaaggtggcaggtggcgaagctgaggaggctgagaatggAACTGCAGAGACAGAGGAAGTCGAGGATGAGAGTGCCTCAGGAGAGCTGGAACTGGAAGCCCAGTTCCACCTGCACTTCTCCAGCCTCCATCACATCCTTATGCACCTTACCAAGAAAGCCCAGGAGGTGACAAGGAAATACCAGGAAATGACGGG GTCCCTTCACATGATAAAAGGCAGACTCTGA
- the THRSP gene encoding thyroid hormone-inducible hepatic protein isoform X2: protein MQVLTKRYPKNCLLTVMDRYSAEVHNMEQVVMIPSLLRDVQLSGHGGQAQAEAPDLYTYFTMLKAICVEVEHGLLPREEWQAKVAGGEAEEAENGTAETEEVEDESASGELELEAQFHLHFSSLHHILMHLTKKAQEVTRKYQEMTGQVW from the coding sequence ATGCAGGTGCTAACCAAGCGTTACCCCAAGAACTGCCTGCTGACCGTCATGGACCGGTATTCGGCCGAGGTGCACAACATGGAGCAGGTGGTGATGATCCCGAGCCTTCTGCGGGACGTGCAGCTGAGTGGGCATGGGGGCCAGGCCCAGGCTGAGGCCCCCGATCTCTACACCTACTTCACCATGCTCAAGGCCATCTGTGTGGAGGTGGAACATGGGCTGCTGCCGCGGGAGGAGtggcaggccaaggtggcaggtggcgaagctgaggaggctgagaatggAACTGCAGAGACAGAGGAAGTCGAGGATGAGAGTGCCTCAGGAGAGCTGGAACTGGAAGCCCAGTTCCACCTGCACTTCTCCAGCCTCCATCACATCCTTATGCACCTTACCAAGAAAGCCCAGGAGGTGACAAGGAAATACCAGGAAATGACGGGGCAAGTTTGGTAG